AAATACTTTAATCCAGCTCCTCGTTTAATCGAGGAATATACTTGTTGTACTTGTCTGGCCCCTGCAAAGCGAAACGCATAAAGGGTATATACAAAATTGGGAAGCAACGCGACAAATCCGCCAATTAACGCCGATTTACCCGCTAACACTCCCCAACCAAGCCAAACTACTAACGCACTCACAAGTGCTACTACGCCCTGCAAATAAATAAACTTCAGTGCTTTGGTTCGTAAAGGTTTTGCTAAAGAATTTGCCACAAAAATAATCAACCTTCACGATACACAATGAAACAGGGTACAAAAAACTGGCAAAATTATACTTATTTTTGCCAGATTTGCAACTTGAAAGCCGTTTATTTATAGGCTTTTGGAAGGTGCATAAACAGGCTTTAAACCGTGATTTTTATGCAAAATTTAAGGTATTTTTAGACTATTAGTTAATATTAATGAAATGTATATCGAAAATTAATATAACGTTAATTAATTTTCTCTAAAATACCGTCAAGTTCATCAAGAGAGGTATACGAAATAACCAGTTTACCTTTTCCTTTCTGATTGTAGTTAATTTCAACTTTAGCCCCTAAGTTTTGAGCAAGCTGCTGTTCTAACTGCAATACATCTGGATCTTTTTCTTTTGGTTGCGCTTCAGACTTTGGTTCAAGTACTGAACGCACTAGTTTTTCTGTTTCACGCACAGTAAGTGCTTTTGCGACTACGATACGCGCAGTGGCCGACTGGTCTTCACCGTCAAGTGCTAATAAACAGCGGGCATGACCCATTTCAATGTCGCCGTGCTCGAGTAAACGTTTAACATCTTCATTGAGATTATTTAAACGCAGCAAATTAGTCACGGTTGTACGTGATTTACCAACAGCATCAGCAACTTGTTGATGTGTCAGCTCAAATTCGTTCAATAAACGGTCAAGAGCAACCGCTTCTTCCATCGCATTTAAGTCTTCACGTTGAATATTTTCAATTAATGCAATGGCAACAGCCGCTTCGTCAGGCACTTCTTTGATTAAGCAAGGAACAACTTCCAATTTAGCAAGTTGTGCCGCACGCCAGCGACGTTCACCGGCGATAATTTCGTAGCTATTATGTGCAATTGGACGCACCACAATTGGTTGAATCACCCCTTGTGCGCGGATTGAAGAGGCCAGTTCTTCGAGCGCCTCTTCTGACATGTCTTTACGCGGTTGATATTTTCCTGGATGTAAGAATTCAATCGGGAGTTTTTGTAGCTCACTTGGCGGCGTCGCTTTCGCAGATTCATTTACACCGTCAGTTTGCACGACTGATTGACCTTGAACATCTTGCGCTTTTGGTTTTGCAGATGTTAACAGGGCATCCAAGCCGCGCCCTAAACCACGTTTTTTAGGAGACATTCATATTCCTCAGAAATTAAGCAACGGCCTGACTTTTTTTCTCTTTACGACGCAGCATTTCTCCGGCTAATGCAAGATATGCTTTAGCACCACTTGATGCGCGATCGTAGTACATTGCCGGTGCACCAAAACTTGGCGCTTCAGCTAAGCGTACATTACGAGGGATTACCGTGCGGTATACTTTTTCACCAAAATGTTGTTTTAATTGGTCAGACACGTCATTTGCTAGACGATTACGCGGATCGTACATGGTTCGCAAGATGCCTTCAATTTCTAATTTTGGATTTACTAGTTTAGCAAGCTGCGTAATGGTATCCATCAGCGCAGTTAAACCTTCTAATGCAAAATACTCGCATTGCATCGGCACAAGTACCGAGTCTGCTGCGGCCATTGCATTTACCGTTAACATGTTTAGCGAAGGAGGGCAGTCAATAAAGATAAACTCGTACTGGTCGGCTATTTTTTCAA
This region of Pseudoalteromonas spongiae UST010723-006 genomic DNA includes:
- a CDS encoding ATP synthase subunit I, which encodes MANSLAKPLRTKALKFIYLQGVVALVSALVVWLGWGVLAGKSALIGGFVALLPNFVYTLYAFRFAGARQVQQVYSSIKRGAGLKYLLTILLFALVLKSSTVVLLPFFSVYVLVMIVSWFAPIFFH
- a CDS encoding ParB/RepB/Spo0J family partition protein — protein: MSPKKRGLGRGLDALLTSAKPKAQDVQGQSVVQTDGVNESAKATPPSELQKLPIEFLHPGKYQPRKDMSEEALEELASSIRAQGVIQPIVVRPIAHNSYEIIAGERRWRAAQLAKLEVVPCLIKEVPDEAAVAIALIENIQREDLNAMEEAVALDRLLNEFELTHQQVADAVGKSRTTVTNLLRLNNLNEDVKRLLEHGDIEMGHARCLLALDGEDQSATARIVVAKALTVRETEKLVRSVLEPKSEAQPKEKDPDVLQLEQQLAQNLGAKVEINYNQKGKGKLVISYTSLDELDGILEKIN
- a CDS encoding ParA family protein, which codes for MARIIAIANQKGGVGKTTTAVNLAASMAATKRKVLLIDLDPQGNATMGSGVDKYDEIATTYDLLVEEKPFDEVVIKETSGEYHLIAANGDVTAAEVKLMEMYAREIRLRNALEKIADQYEFIFIDCPPSLNMLTVNAMAAADSVLVPMQCEYFALEGLTALMDTITQLAKLVNPKLEIEGILRTMYDPRNRLANDVSDQLKQHFGEKVYRTVIPRNVRLAEAPSFGAPAMYYDRASSGAKAYLALAGEMLRRKEKKSQAVA